The following are encoded together in the Fusarium keratoplasticum isolate Fu6.1 chromosome 1, whole genome shotgun sequence genome:
- a CDS encoding Threonine--tRNA ligase, protein MIRSRTARAALAASVKRPWTCPACLSCRRLYSQKPEKREPPDHRKLGLQQELFISSIYSPGSPIFLPNGARIFNRLVDFLRKQYVRYGFEEVITPTIYKKSLWAKSGHLENYADDMYAVRGNTEQPPAEHDGCCGSHPENLKPEEEEEGDYGLKPMNCPGHCLIFASKRHSYRDLPIRYADFSPLHRNEISGALSGLTRVRRFHQDDGHIFCRPCQVEEEIKKTLDFVKVVYTVLRFGASYRLALSTRPKDHYIGTEEEWAQAENALKRALDASGMEWGVKEGDGAFYGPKIDIVLTDSDGKEHQTATIQLDFQLPKRFELEYQAPAPEYEARGETTEDPALLAEYGPVRPVMIHRAVLGSVERLMALLIEKYDGKWPFWLNPRQAIILTVNTSTPVLDWAEHVRDVLAGHNKQVYEQLEAGTLPGQENVFRPTGLAVDIDTTARPLGAKIKEARTNGYGQILVVGDEDVKNKQVALGRERISPEDLRERLKTMVDTFE, encoded by the coding sequence GATACGCTCAAGAACCGCTCGAGCGGCTCTCGCAGCATCCGTAAAACGACCGTGGACATGTCCTGCCTGCCTCTCTTGCCGCCGCCTCTACTCGCAAAAACCCGAAAAGCGCGAACCGCCTGACCACCGCAAACTCGGTCTCCAGCAAGAACTGTTCATCAGCTCTATTTACAGCCCCGGCTCTCCTATATTCCTCCCGAACGGTGCACGGATATTCAACCGACTCGTCGACTTTCTCCGGAAACAGTACGTTCGGTATGGCTTCGAGGAAGTCATCACCCCGACCATCTACAAAAAGTCGCTGTGGGCGAAATCGGGACACTTGGAGAATTACGCGGATGACATGTACGCTGTGAGAGGAAATACGGAGCAGCCGCCTGCGGAGCATGATGGGTGCTGTGGGAGTCATCCAGAGAATCTAAAgccggaagaggaggaagagggcgactATGGCCTGAAGCCAATGAATTGTCCTGGCCACTgcctcatctttgcctcGAAACGACACAGCTATCGAGACCTTCCCATTCGTTATGCCGACTTTAGTCCTCTCCATCGCAACGAAATCTCTGGAGCCCTTAGTGGGCTGACTCGGGTGCGACGTTTCCACCAGGACGATGGACATATCTTTTGCCGGCCATGCcaagttgaggaggagatcaagaagacGCTGGACTTTGTCAAGGTCGTCTATACTGTCCTGCGATTTGGCGCAAGCTATCGACTGGCACTCTCTACACGACCAAAGGATCACTATATCGGCACTGAGGAGGAGTGGGCACAAGCTGAGAATGCATTGAAGCGAGCGCTTGATGCATCAGGCATGGAGTGGGGAGTcaaggagggagatggtGCTTTCTACGGTCCGAAGATTGACATTGTTCTCACTGATTCCGACGGTAAGGAGCACCAGACGGCCACCATCCAACTGGACTTTCAGCTTCCCAAACGATTCGAGCTTGAATACCAAGCTCCTGCTCCCGAGTATGAAGCTCGGGGTGAGACAACGGAAGACCCTGCTCTTCTCGCCGAGTACGGACCTGTTCGTCCCGTCATGATCCACCGGGCTGTTTTGGGCTCTGTCGAGCGTCTCATGGCGCTCTTGATCGAAAAGTACGATGGCAAATGGCCCTTCTGGCTCAACCCTCGCCaggccatcatcctcacAGTCAACACCTCCACACCTGTCCTTGACTGGGCTGAGCATGTGCGCGACGTATTGGCTGGACACAACAAGCAAGTCTATGAGCAGCTCGAGGCGGGCACACTGCCCGGCCAGGAGAATGTCTTTCGACCGACAGGACTGGCTGTGGACATTGACACTACAGCGCGGCCCCTGGGCGCCAAGATTAAGGAGGCTCGAACCAATGGGTACGgccagatcttggtggttggagatgaagatgtcaAGAACAAGCAGGTTGCCttggggagggagaggataTCACCAGAAGATCTGCGCGAGAGGTTAAAAACCATGGTAGACACGTTTGAATAG
- a CDS encoding BHLH domain-containing protein, whose product MSSPNNKSAANGEGGVPNDEKPRLTEEEKKQNHIASEQKRRQAIREGFDRLTELVPGLEGQGRSEGLVLKRTVDYMREQLSERQAIIDRIEQAGGDVDEKHKRALYQQANNPGRTRG is encoded by the exons ATGTCTTCTCCAAACAACAAATCAGCCGCGAATGGTGAGGGCGGGGTGCCCAACGATGAGAAACCGCGCCTCActgaagaggaaaagaagcagaaCCACATCGCATCAG AGCAAAAGCGCCGGCAAGCCATCCGCGAAGGCTTTGATCGCCTGACGGAGCTGGTGCCTGGCCTCGAAGGTCAAGGAAGATCAGAAGGCTTGGTCCTCAAGCGAACAGTGGATTACATGCGCGAGCAGCTCTCAGAGAGACAGGCGATTATCGATCGCATCGAGCAGGCTGGAGGCGATGTTGACGAGAAGCACAAGAG GGCGTTATATCAACAAGCAAACAATCCAGGGCGTACGAGAGGATGA